From a region of the Mercurialis annua linkage group LG1-X, ddMerAnnu1.2, whole genome shotgun sequence genome:
- the LOC126674025 gene encoding uncharacterized protein LOC126674025, with protein sequence MDKGKEPMREEDAPENSARKQNAPIIIPDEERWMDEQHTLKGGEEHLEEKVRQVMSRLGIRCEDVDISLRSDSPLADFIISHEFPTKFRYPPNLESYDGTGCPKSHIHKFQAVINVQTNLDHVLCKLFPTTLKGLAQEWYQSLKPGSVLTFKQFSGLFQARFVACIPQKKLSTDLLAIMQWEGETLRKYVERFNKEAMQIEDLSQEIAYTALLNGTTNSDLRKELLAKSPKSFTTLMTIAHTQIRVDDGQREIENRLGRAEERTFAERRNGDRSPIGKRFGEKGNDHFRNKRKKDEDRRYTPLNTTRTNVLFWVKDSREKVRWPRKMNAASASKRDNSKYCEFHRDNGHTTDECWHLKEEIEKLIERGSLSQFVKRDTEARETESERKKERKEEISRRPRPEPAGVVNVIMGGSTGGDSNTTRKKAARTVYSVSPGAPNAKKFRSVSFSEVDSHGLSVPHEDALVVKGRLNNFEVSRMLVDTGSSVNMITMEVFGRIGLKKENLTHVSTPLVGLGGKSVQVEGSLEISIQLGDGEIYKEIRAEFMVVNMDFAYNAILGRPLLHDTCASICMRYLLMKIPTREGDAEVRGCQKSAREAYFTALRKVHITLPVLTMEPPEKKERAEHYGRTEKIELSPGKEIEVGDELEEEIKRSLTENLRSLGDSFAWTTDELIGVDPDVICHRLNIATDAKTVIQKKRRHSPEKQLAIAEEIARLKAANVIKDAYYPKWVANVVMVKKSNGTYRMCVDFTDLNKACPKDSFPLPHIDQLVDSTAGHALYTFLDAKAGYHQIPMAPEDQEKTAFITDQGLFCYKMMPFGLKNAGATYQRLVNSIFRDQIGKHMEVYVDDMIIKSIRAEDHPTDVKIVLETLKRYQLKLNPEKCVFGVPAGKFLGYMVSQRGIEANPDKIEAVLKMTPPRSIHEVQKLNGRITALGRFMSCSAKRCLPFFKTLKQIKNFTWTAECQQAFEELKSFLSSPPLLARPDPGDVLYLYISCSDETIAGVLVSEKGGEQYPIYYISKVLRDAELRYPKLEKLALCVYTATIKLRHYFEGHQVIVRTDQPLRKILQKAETSGRIAEWAVKIGSLGVIYEARKALKAQALADFFAELTFKEPMEDKTTPWEMHVDGAVCGEGAGIGVVLKGPGRIQMEYSARLEFPASNNVAEYEALITGLQLCEELNISEVQICSDSQLVVNQVSGNFEVKEATLKKYAKQAKTFFANNGRSWSLQQIPRAMNGRSDELAKWAATKNYDSMRNIPHEIKRQPSFQEEIEKGEVLMVEGEETWMSPLTAYLANGILPEDKKEAKRIVILSSKFGIYNGQLYKRSFTHPWLRCVNKEEGEYIMKELHEGTCGAHDGASTLVRKALLQGYYWPTMKEQATTLVRGCWPCQQHALVPRKQASEMKPIGSAWPFAQWGMDILGPLPLATGQRKFLVVAIDHFTKWIEAEPLFDSAKFRKFCAEYQIDLRFTSVYHPQSNGQTEVANRILLAGLKRRLDECKGRWVEELYSVLWNYRTTPRESTGETPFALAYGTEAVIPVEIGAPTPRTEDNQLNLEENEEELRNNLDLLVEKINRSDIRMEAYRQKMAKHFNSHVKKRKFKLGDLVMRKTEVKKGEAGSGKLQPNWEGPYTISEVIKEGTFKLTNSMGRIIPRTWNANNLRKI encoded by the exons ATGGACAAGGGAAAAGAACCGATGCGAGAGGAAGATGCCCCTGAAAATTCCGCAAGGAAACAAAATGCCCCCATCATAATTCCAGACGAAGAACGTTGGATGGATGAACAACACACCCTCAAAGGCGGAGAAGAGCATCTGGAGGAAAAAGTCCGTCAAGTCATGAGCAGGCTTGGAATAAGATGTGAAGACGTGGACATCTCTCTTCGAAGTGACTCACCACTCGCGGATTTCATCATCTCTCACGAGTTCCCTACAAAGTTCAGATACCCCCCAAATTTGGAGTCATACGATGGAACAGGCTGTCCCAAGAGCCATATTCACAAATTCCAAGCGGTGATCAATGTTCAGACAAACTTGGATCACGTACTATGCAAACTTTTTCCTACTACCTTAAAAGGTCTGGCGCAGGAATGGTACCAGAGTTTAAAGCCAGGATCAGTGCTGACGTTCAAACAATTCTCAGGACTATTCCAGGCTAGATTCGTAGCATGCATCCCTCAAAAGAAGCTATCCACAGATCTGCTGGCCATCATGCAATGGGAAGGAGAGACACTCAGGAAGTATGTAGAAAGATTCAATAAGGAGGCGATGCAGATAGAAGACCTGAGCCAGGAGATCGCCTACACAGCATTACTCAATGGAACTACCAACTCCGACCTACGAAAGGAATTATTGGCTAAATCGCCAAAATCATTTACCACACTGATGACCATCGCACATACACAGATCAGAGTGGATGATGGCCAGAGAGAGATAGAGAATCGCCTCGGACGGGCAGAAGAACGAACGTTTGCAGAAAGAAGAAATGGGGACAGGTCGCCCATAGGAAAGAGGTTCGGAGAAAAAGGCAACGaccatttcagaaataaaagaaaaaaagacgaAGATAGGCGATATACGCCCCTGAACACGACCAGAACCAACGTACTGTTTTGGGTAAAAGACAGCCGAGAGAAGGTCAGATGGCCAAGGAAGATGAACGCTGCGTCAGCCAGCAAAAGAGACAATAGCAAATACTGTGAATTTCACAGAGACAACGGCCACACCACAGATGAATGCTGGCACTTGAAGGAGGAGATAGAGAAGCTGATAGAAAGGGGATCCCTTTCCCAGTTCGTAAAAAGGGACACCGAAGCCAGAGAAACGgaatcagaaagaaagaaagagcggAAAGAAGAAATCAGCAGAAGACCCAGACCAGAGCCAGCAGGCGTGGTTAACGTAATAATGGGCGGATCGACCGGAGGAGACAGCAATACTACAAGGAAGAAAGCTGCAAGAACAGTCTACTCGGTTAGCCCGGGTGCACCGAATGCTAAGAAATTCAGAAGTGTATCTTTTTCGGAGGTCGATAGTCATGGCTTATCAGTCCCCCATGAGGACGCCCTAGTTGTCAAGGGGCGACTCAACAATTTCGAGGTTTCTCGGATGCTCGTAGACACGGGAAGTTCGGTAAACATGATTACGATGGAGGTGTTCGGCAGAATTGGactcaagaaagaaaatttgacaCATGTCTCTACTCCACTAGTGGGACTAGGAGGCAAATCTGTACAGGTGGAAGGATCACTGGAAATAAGCATCCAACTGGGGGATGGAGAGATCTACAAAGAGATCCGAGCAGAATTCATGGTGGTCAATATGGATTTCGCATACAACGCAATTCTCGGAAGGCCACTCTTGCACGATACATGCGCATCCATTTGCATGAGGTACCTACTAATGAAAATCCCAACCAGAGAAGGCGATGCCGAAGTCAGAGGATGCCAAAAGTCAGCCAGAGAAGCATACTTTACAGCTCTCAGGAAAGTACATATAACTTTGCCAGTACTAACAATGGAACCTCCAGAGAAGAAGGAAAGGGCGGAGCATTATGGGCGAACTGAGAAAATCGAATTATCCCCAGGAAAGGAGATAGAAGTGGGAGATGAGCTAGAAGAAGAAATCAAGCGATCTCTGACCGAAAACCTCAGATCGCTTGGAGACTCCTTTGCCTGGACAACAGACGAATTGATCGGAGTAGACCCGGACGTCATATGTCATCGGTTAAACATAGCGACCGACGCGAAGACAGTAATACAAAAGAAGAGAAGGCACTCGCCCGAAAAACAACTCGCCATCGCAGAAGAGATCGCCCGGTTAAAAGCAGCAAACGTGATCAAAGACGCATATTACCCCAAGTGGGTAGCAAATGTGGTGATGGTAAAAAAGTCCAATGGCACTTACCGAATGTGCGTGGACTTCACAGATCTGAATAAAGCATGTCCCAAAGATAGTTTCCCACTTCCACACATTGATCAGTTAGTAGACTCCACAGCAGGTCACGCCCTCTATACATTCCTAGATGCCAAGGCGGGATATCACCAGATACCCATGGCACCTGAAGATCAGGAGAAGACGGCCTTCATAACAGACCAGGGATTATTTTGTTACAAGATGATGCCCTTCGGTCTGAAGAACGCAGGAGCCACATATCAGCGGCTGGTGAACTCAATATTCAGAGATCAGATAGGAAAacacatggaagtttatgtggatgacatgattATCAAGAGCATCCGAGCTGAAGACCACCCAACAGATGTGAAGATAGTCCTGGAGACGCTAAAGAGATACCAGCTAAAACTCAATCCGGAAAAGTGCGTATTCGGAGTACCGGCAGGCAAGTTCTTGGGGTACATGGTCTCTCAGAGGGGTATCGAGGCTAACCCAGATAAAATCGAAGCGGTCTTAAAGATGACACCGCCACGGAGCATACATGAAGTCCAGAAGCTCAACGGCCGGATCACGGCTCTAGGACGGTTCATGTCCTGCTCGGCAAAACGATGCCTGCCTTTCTTCAAAACCCTGAAACAGATCAAGAACTTCACATGGACCGCAGAATGCCAGCAGGCGTTTGAAGAATTGAAAAGCTTCCTATCCTCGCCCCCACTGTTGGCGAGACCGGATCCGGGCGAcgtgttatatttatacatctcttGCTCTGACGAAACAATAGCAGGAGTATTGGTGTCAGAAAAAGGAGGCGAACAATACCCGATCTACTACATCAGCAAAGTACTCAGAGATGCGGAGCTGAGATACCCGAAGTTGGAGAAGCTGGCGCTATGCGTATACACCGCCACCATCAAGCTCCGACATTACTTCGAAGGGCACCAAGTCATTGTACGGACCGACCAACCACTACGAAAAATCCTCCAGAAGGCAGAGACAAGTGGACGCATAGCAGAATGGGCCGTCAAAATAGGAAGTCTGGGCGTTATCTATGAAGCTCGGAAAGCACTGAAAGCACAAGCACTAGCCGACTTCTTCGCTGAACTAACATTCAAAGAACCCATGGAGGACAAAACGACTCCCTGGGAGATGCACGTCGATGGAGCAGTTTGCGGAGAAGGAGCAGGCATCGGAGTAGTGCTCAAAGGACCAGGAAGAATCCAAATGGAATACTCAGCAAGACTCGAGTTTCCAGCCTCCAACAATGTTGCGGAATATGAGGCGCTGATAACAGGGTTGCAACTATGCGAAGAGCTCAACATCTCCGAAGTCCAGATCTGCAGTGATTCACAACTGGTTGTGAACCAAGTCTCGGGGAACTTCGAAGTAAAGGAAGCTACATTGAAGAAGTACGCCAAGCAGGCCAAAACCTTCTTTGCCAATAATGGGCGATCCTGGTCGCTACAGCAAATACCCAGAGCAATGAATGGAAGATCAGACGAATTGGCAAAGTGGGCAGCAACAAAGAATTACGACTCAATGAGAAACATTCCTCATGAAATCAAACGACAGCCTAGCTTTCAAGAAGAAATTGAGAAAGGCGAAGTACTGATGGTAGAAGGGGAAGAAACCTGGATGTCCCCCCTCACAGCATACCTGGCTAATGGAATACTCCCCGAGGATAAGAAGGAAGCCAAAAGGATAGTGATACTTTCATCAAAGTTCGGAATATACAACGGCCAGCTGTACAAACGGTCATTCACCCATCCCTGGCTAAGATGTGTGAACAAAGAAGAAGGGGAGTACATCATGAAAGAATTACATGAGGGGACCTGCGGAGCACATGACGGAGCATCAACACTGGTCAGGAAAGCACTGCTACAAGGCTATTATTGGCCCACGATGAAAGAACAAGCTACAACGCTAGTAAGGGGATGCTGGCCTTGCCAGCAACATGCCTTGGTACCAAGAAAGCAAGCTTCAGAAATGAAACCCATCGGCAGTGCATGGCCGTTCGCCCAGTGGGGTATGGACATCCTGGGACCTCTCCCTTTGGCCACAGGACAACGGAAGTTCCTAGTAGTGGCAATCGACCacttcaccaagtggatagAAGCGGAACCACTG ttcgacTCAGCAAAGTTTAGAAAGTTTTGTGCCGAGTATCAGATCGACCTAAGGTTCACTTCGGTTTATCATCCACAATCGAATGGGCAAACCGAAGTGGCCAACAGAATCCTACTGGCCGGACTAAAAAGAAGACTAGACGAGTGCAAAGGAAGATGGGTAGAAGAACTCTACAGTGTCCTATGGAATTACCGTACCACCCCTAGAGAATCAACGGGCGAAACTCCATTCGCCCTAGCCTATGGAACGGAGGCTGTAATCCCTGTAGAGATCGGCGCACCCACGCCAAGGACAGAAGACAACCAGCTAAACCTAGAAGAAAACGAAGAAGAGCTCAGGAACAATCTAGATCTCCTGGTTGAAAAAATCAACAGATCAGACATCAGGATGGAAGCCTACAGACAAAAgatggccaaacatttcaacagccatgtaaagaaaagaaaattcaaactagGCGACCTAGTCATGCGAAAAACCGAAgtcaaaaaaggagaagcaGGAAGTGGAAAACTGCAgccaaactgggaaggaccttacACCATCAGCGAGGTCATCAAAGAAGGAACATTTAAACTCACCAACTCCATGGGAAGAATCATACCAAGGACATGGAACGCCAACAACTTGAGGAAAATTTAG